From the genome of Gracilibacillus salitolerans, one region includes:
- the cotE gene encoding outer spore coat protein CotE yields the protein MSYLDQQYREIITKAVIGKGRKFKQETNTITPMHRPSSILGCWIINHNYHAKLVKKDTVEIKGSYDVNVWYAYNDNTKTEVVTERVEYCDHVPLSIRDKHHIGDECEVIAKVIQQPNCLECSIETKGNKIKVDAEREFLVEVIGETKISVKVDPKGKVYDDEDWDLAISDDEFDDIDPDFLDDHEEE from the coding sequence ATGTCTTATCTAGACCAACAATACCGAGAAATTATAACAAAAGCGGTCATTGGAAAGGGAAGAAAATTTAAACAAGAAACGAACACCATCACACCTATGCATCGTCCATCCAGTATATTAGGTTGTTGGATTATCAATCATAACTATCATGCAAAATTAGTGAAAAAAGATACTGTTGAGATTAAAGGAAGTTATGATGTCAATGTATGGTATGCATATAATGATAATACAAAAACTGAAGTAGTAACAGAGCGAGTAGAGTACTGTGATCATGTACCGTTATCTATTCGAGATAAACACCATATTGGTGATGAGTGTGAAGTTATTGCTAAAGTCATTCAACAACCAAATTGCTTAGAATGCAGCATTGAAACGAAAGGTAATAAAATTAAAGTAGATGCAGAAAGAGAATTTCTAGTAGAAGTGATCGGTGAAACTAAAATCTCTGTTAAAGTAGACCCTAAAGGTAAAGTCTACGATGATGAAGATTGGGATCTAGCAATCTCAGATGATGAATTTGATGACATTGATCCAGATTTCCTAGACGATCATGAAGAAGAGTAA